The proteins below come from a single Aphanothece sacrum FPU1 genomic window:
- the rfbB gene encoding dTDP-glucose 4,6-dehydratase, protein MLLSEEKKSILITGGAGFIGSNFVHHWCYQYPDSHVIVLDALTYAGNRQNIASLEDRENFKFIEGNICDRQLIDNLLKEENINIVAHFAAESHVDRSIISPDAFIQTNVIGTFTLLESFRQYWNSKDKPKNYRFLHVSTDEVYGSLEADDPAFTETTPYAPNSPYSASKAGSDHLARAYYHTYNVPTIITNCSNNYGPYHFPEKLIPLMCINILLGKPLPVYGDGQNIRDWLYVGDHCSALETVINQGKPGETYNIGGNNEVKNIDLVTILCDLMDELAPNLPVKPAQKLITFVKDRAGHDRRYAIDATKIKTELGWIPQETVEGGLRKTIQWYLDNQDWWQPLLSQEYQEYYQKVYG, encoded by the coding sequence ATGTTACTTTCTGAAGAAAAAAAAAGTATTTTAATTACGGGTGGTGCAGGATTTATCGGTTCCAACTTTGTTCATCATTGGTGTTACCAATATCCTGATTCTCATGTTATTGTTTTAGATGCCTTAACTTATGCGGGAAATCGTCAAAATATAGCTAGTTTAGAAGACAGAGAAAACTTTAAATTTATTGAAGGAAATATATGCGATCGCCAGTTAATTGATAATCTTTTAAAAGAAGAAAATATCAATATTGTGGCTCATTTTGCGGCAGAATCTCATGTTGATCGCTCTATTATTAGTCCCGATGCTTTTATTCAAACCAATGTCATTGGAACTTTTACCTTATTAGAAAGTTTTCGTCAATATTGGAATAGCAAAGATAAACCCAAAAATTACCGTTTTCTTCATGTGTCTACGGACGAAGTTTATGGCAGTTTAGAAGCCGATGATCCCGCTTTTACAGAAACAACTCCCTATGCTCCTAATAGTCCTTATTCTGCCTCAAAAGCAGGAAGTGATCACCTAGCAAGAGCTTATTATCATACCTATAATGTCCCCACAATTATTACGAATTGTTCTAATAATTATGGACCTTATCACTTCCCTGAAAAATTAATTCCTTTGATGTGTATTAATATTTTATTAGGTAAGCCTTTACCCGTATATGGAGACGGACAAAATATCAGAGATTGGTTATATGTAGGGGATCATTGTTCAGCATTAGAGACAGTAATTAACCAAGGAAAACCAGGAGAAACTTATAATATTGGGGGCAATAATGAGGTTAAAAATATTGATTTAGTGACCATATTATGTGACTTAATGGATGAATTAGCCCCTAATTTACCTGTTAAACCTGCTCAAAAATTAATTACCTTTGTTAAAGATAGGGCAGGCCATGATCGACGTTATGCCATTGATGCCACTAAAATTAAAACAGAATTAGGTTGGATACCTCAAGAAACAGTAGAAGGAGGTTTAAGAAAAACCATTCAATGGTATTTAGATAATCAAGATTGGTGGCAACCCTTATTATCACAAGAATATCAAGAATATTATCAAAAAGTTTATGGATAA
- a CDS encoding DUF29 family protein encodes MEELLELKDLLLAGNIADALLMVEEMTEMSKDDKINKISSYAKILLLHLIKRAAEKRSTRSWDLSIENAVYEIQKTNKRRKAGGNYLSSEELRQAVENAYRIALSGAAVEAFEGRYEVEEIASMVDRSEIIKQAMQLILATVGE; translated from the coding sequence ATGGAAGAATTATTAGAACTCAAGGATTTGCTATTAGCAGGAAATATCGCTGATGCTTTGCTAATGGTGGAGGAAATGACGGAGATGAGCAAAGATGACAAAATTAATAAGATATCAAGCTATGCTAAAATACTCTTGTTACATTTGATTAAAAGAGCAGCAGAAAAACGCTCTACTCGTTCTTGGGATTTATCGATTGAAAACGCGGTTTATGAAATTCAGAAAACCAATAAGCGACGCAAAGCAGGTGGCAATTATTTGTCATCTGAGGAGTTGAGACAGGCAGTAGAAAATGCCTATAGAATTGCTTTATCGGGTGCGGCAGTCGAAGCTTTTGAGGGTCGTTATGAAGTTGAAGAAATTGCTTCTATGGTTGACCGTTCTGAAATTATTAAACAAGCGATGCAGTTAATTTTAGCAACAGTGGGGGAATAA
- a CDS encoding sulfotransferase domain-containing protein, which translates to MNNQLDKTNIGAIFGTGRSGTTWLGSILNSHPDVVYRFEPFHRLQKNNQDIAELIKILKSNQISEQDIIHMYKSLLPAYPEIDKPPFFEKNFSSRFPIGRPLLYPLARKNNILRMLFREMYTPTQSPLLIFKEVGYIEIPKNLIDNTRMPIVYMVRHPCAVISSLIKGQNLFLMSTGRLGIINNLLKEYQPKLAEKYEGNIENMTMAAKQALLWYIEVEESFLACQDSPHGLVVIYEELVDNTLAVAEKVLGHFGLDLHQKTIDFIEKSTSSSPKQSLIKEFGMINKYFTIYRDSKQVRDKWKDKMSEEDQNTVREIVQSSKCFQKGVNLGLWN; encoded by the coding sequence ATGAACAATCAACTAGATAAAACTAACATTGGTGCTATATTTGGGACAGGAAGAAGTGGAACAACTTGGCTTGGTTCTATTCTTAATAGTCACCCTGATGTTGTCTATCGATTTGAGCCATTTCATCGATTACAAAAAAACAATCAAGACATAGCTGAGTTAATAAAGATTTTAAAATCCAATCAAATTTCAGAGCAGGACATAATTCATATGTATAAAAGCTTACTTCCTGCTTATCCAGAAATTGATAAACCTCCATTTTTTGAAAAAAATTTTTCTTCCCGATTTCCTATAGGTCGCCCATTATTATATCCTTTGGCTAGAAAAAATAATATTTTAAGGATGCTTTTTAGAGAAATGTACACTCCGACACAGAGTCCATTATTAATTTTTAAAGAGGTGGGATATATTGAGATTCCGAAGAATTTAATCGATAACACTCGGATGCCAATTGTTTATATGGTGCGTCATCCTTGTGCTGTTATATCTTCACTTATAAAAGGTCAAAATCTATTTTTAATGTCAACAGGAAGACTGGGAATTATCAATAATTTACTTAAGGAATATCAACCTAAATTAGCAGAAAAATATGAAGGAAACATAGAAAATATGACAATGGCCGCAAAACAAGCCTTGCTTTGGTATATCGAAGTTGAAGAATCCTTCTTAGCTTGTCAAGATTCCCCCCATGGTCTAGTGGTAATTTACGAAGAATTAGTCGATAATACTTTGGCAGTAGCGGAAAAAGTGTTAGGACATTTTGGATTAGACTTGCACCAAAAAACCATTGATTTTATAGAAAAGAGTACATCTTCTTCCCCGAAACAATCATTGATAAAAGAATTTGGAATGATTAATAAATATTTTACGATATATAGAGACTCAAAACAAGTGCGCGATAAATGGAAAGATAAAATGTCTGAAGAAGACCAAAACACAGTCAGAGAAATTGTTCAGAGTAGCAAATGTTTTCAAAAAGGAGTAAATTTAGGATTATGGAATTAA
- a CDS encoding aspartate kinase, with amino-acid sequence MALIVQKYGGTSVGSVERIQIVARRIQKTAQGGNAVVVVLSAMGKTTDTLVNLAQEITSNPSRREMDMLLSTGEQVSIALMSMALQGLGQPAISLTGAQVGIVTEAQHSRARILSIKPDRIQKHLELGQVVVVAGFQGISTGDDLEITTLGRGGSDTSAVALAAALKANYCEIYTDVPGILTTDPRIVPDAQLMAEITSDEMLELASLGAKVLHPRAVEIARNYGIPLVVRSSWSEAPGTWVNSPIPKARSLEGLELTKAVDGVEFDGDQAKVALLRVPDRPGIAARLFGEISHQKVDVDLIIQSIHEGNTNDIAFTVMKNVLTQAEAVAEAIAPALRTQLANTHEAEVLVEKGVAKIAIAGAGMIGRPGIAAKMFKTLAEAGINIEMIATSEVKVSCVIAQENGDRAIQALCDAFEVELSTHPVSCKSIDSCLPVRGVALDTKQAQIGIRHVKDRPGMAANIFGILAEKNISVDTIIQSQRCRIIKGMPTRDIAFTVAQIDVEAARIALETLAMDFDEVTVDTDIAKVSIVGAGMVGQPGVAAKFFDALAREKINIKMIATSEIKISCVVGKEDGVKALKAVHQAFDLAGKETVDVPA; translated from the coding sequence ATGGCTTTAATTGTCCAAAAGTATGGAGGCACTTCTGTTGGTTCAGTAGAACGGATACAAATAGTAGCCCGACGCATCCAAAAAACGGCCCAAGGGGGTAACGCAGTAGTAGTTGTTCTCTCGGCTATGGGCAAAACTACTGATACTTTAGTCAATTTAGCCCAAGAAATCACCTCTAATCCGTCTCGTCGAGAAATGGATATGTTACTATCCACAGGAGAACAGGTTTCCATCGCCCTGATGAGTATGGCCCTGCAAGGGTTAGGACAACCGGCCATCTCTCTAACTGGGGCCCAAGTGGGCATTGTCACCGAAGCGCAACATAGTCGCGCCCGTATCCTTTCCATTAAACCTGATCGTATCCAAAAACATCTAGAATTGGGTCAAGTTGTAGTTGTCGCAGGTTTTCAAGGTATTAGTACCGGAGATGATCTAGAAATTACGACTTTGGGTCGTGGGGGTTCTGATACTTCGGCAGTTGCCCTAGCAGCAGCTTTAAAAGCCAATTATTGCGAAATTTACACTGATGTACCCGGTATCCTCACCACTGACCCCAGAATTGTCCCAGATGCCCAATTAATGGCAGAAATCACCTCTGATGAGATGTTAGAATTAGCCAGTTTAGGGGCTAAAGTATTACATCCCCGGGCCGTGGAAATTGCCCGTAATTATGGAATTCCTTTAGTAGTACGCTCAAGTTGGAGTGAGGCCCCAGGAACTTGGGTTAATTCTCCTATACCAAAGGCGAGATCTTTAGAAGGGTTAGAACTTACTAAAGCGGTTGATGGGGTGGAATTCGACGGTGATCAAGCAAAAGTGGCCTTATTACGAGTTCCTGATAGGCCAGGTATTGCGGCCCGCTTATTTGGGGAAATTTCCCATCAAAAGGTCGATGTAGACTTAATTATTCAATCCATCCATGAAGGCAATACCAATGATATCGCCTTTACTGTGATGAAAAATGTCTTAACCCAAGCTGAAGCAGTGGCCGAAGCTATTGCCCCTGCTTTACGTACTCAACTGGCTAATACTCATGAAGCAGAGGTATTAGTAGAAAAAGGGGTAGCTAAAATTGCGATTGCCGGGGCCGGAATGATTGGCCGGCCAGGAATTGCCGCTAAGATGTTTAAAACGTTGGCCGAGGCGGGTATTAACATTGAAATGATTGCTACCTCGGAAGTTAAAGTAAGTTGTGTTATTGCTCAAGAAAATGGCGATCGCGCGATTCAAGCTTTATGTGATGCTTTTGAGGTGGAATTATCTACTCATCCGGTGTCGTGCAAATCAATAGATAGTTGTCTCCCTGTGCGTGGGGTAGCATTGGATACGAAACAAGCTCAAATCGGCATCCGTCATGTTAAAGATCGTCCGGGGATGGCTGCTAATATTTTCGGCATTTTAGCGGAAAAAAACATCAGTGTAGACACCATTATTCAATCCCAACGTTGTCGTATTATCAAGGGAATGCCCACCCGTGACATTGCCTTTACGGTTGCCCAAATCGATGTAGAAGCCGCCCGTATCGCCTTAGAAACCTTGGCTATGGACTTTGATGAGGTGACGGTGGATACGGACATTGCTAAAGTGAGTATTGTGGGGGCTGGTATGGTGGGACAACCAGGGGTAGCAGCCAAGTTTTTTGACGCTTTAGCTAGGGAAAAAATCAACATTAAAATGATCGCCACCTCAGAAATTAAAATTAGTTGTGTGGTGGGGAAAGAAGATGGTGTCAAAGCCTTAAAAGCTGTGCATCAAGCCTTTGATTTAGCAGGGAAAGAAACTGTAGACGTTCCTGCTTAA
- the rfbD gene encoding dTDP-4-dehydrorhamnose reductase — MTKILLTGSNGQLGQELQYTLKPLGEVIGITRQMMDLSQPDQIRQTIQKNQPNIIVNSAAYTAVDKAESEPDLAFAINGIAPTIMAEEAQKIGAFLLQVSTDYVFDGTKNTPYFETDTTHPLSIYGQSKLAGEKGIEKHTNAYAILRTAWVYGTYGKSNFVKTMLKLGQEREQLRIVADQVGSPTYAQDIANAIANLLANSNVRNTSEIYHFTNSGVASWYDFAVAIFEEAQTLGFPIKVNQVVPITTSDYPTPAKRPAYSVLSGQKITSILRNYAPYWRNSLKQMLKQMLEQ; from the coding sequence ATGACAAAAATTTTACTCACAGGTAGTAACGGACAACTCGGTCAAGAGTTACAATACACCCTCAAACCATTGGGAGAGGTCATTGGAATTACTCGTCAAATGATGGACTTGTCCCAACCAGATCAAATTCGTCAAACTATCCAAAAAAATCAACCTAATATTATTGTTAATTCGGCCGCTTATACGGCTGTAGATAAAGCGGAAAGTGAACCAGATTTAGCCTTTGCTATTAATGGAATAGCTCCTACTATTATGGCAGAAGAAGCTCAAAAAATAGGAGCTTTTTTGCTACAGGTTTCTACCGATTATGTCTTTGATGGAACTAAAAATACCCCTTATTTTGAAACTGATACCACTCATCCTCTTAGTATCTATGGACAGTCTAAACTAGCCGGAGAAAAAGGTATAGAAAAACACACTAATGCTTATGCTATCTTAAGAACAGCTTGGGTTTATGGAACCTATGGAAAAAGTAATTTTGTCAAAACTATGCTAAAGTTAGGGCAAGAAAGAGAACAACTACGTATCGTGGCTGATCAAGTGGGTAGCCCAACTTATGCTCAAGATATTGCTAATGCGATCGCTAATTTATTAGCAAATTCCAACGTAAGAAATACCTCTGAAATTTATCATTTTACTAATAGTGGAGTCGCTAGCTGGTATGATTTTGCTGTAGCCATTTTTGAAGAAGCTCAAACCCTTGGTTTTCCGATAAAAGTTAATCAAGTTGTTCCGATTACAACCTCTGATTATCCGACTCCTGCTAAACGTCCTGCTTATTCAGTTTTATCAGGACAAAAAATTACCTCTATCTTAAGGAATTATGCTCCTTATTGGCGTAATTCTCTCAAACAAATGCTCAAACAAATGTTAGAGCAATGA
- a CDS encoding Uma2 family endonuclease — MVQTSTKFVTFDDFITWYPNTGQRYELHDGIIIEMPKPTGKHSNVTGFLIEELIFNIKQIGKRGIWTIPRESIVKPSNEKSGYEPDIIILNQELIINEPRWESESIIENAESVKLIVEVVSTNWRDDYFKKRADYEEMGIPEYWIIDYAALGGRNFIGNPKEPTVFIYQLIDGEYQVTQFKGDNCLVSPTFPDLDLTVKQIVQVGQ, encoded by the coding sequence ATGGTTCAAACCTCCACTAAATTTGTTACTTTCGATGATTTTATTACCTGGTATCCCAACACAGGCCAACGCTATGAACTCCATGACGGAATTATTATTGAGATGCCAAAACCCACAGGAAAACATTCAAATGTCACAGGTTTCCTCATAGAAGAATTAATTTTCAATATTAAACAGATAGGGAAGCGAGGCATTTGGACAATTCCCAGGGAATCTATTGTTAAGCCTAGCAATGAAAAGTCTGGCTATGAACCGGATATTATTATTTTAAACCAAGAATTGATTATTAATGAGCCACGTTGGGAGAGTGAATCAATTATTGAAAATGCAGAGTCAGTTAAACTTATTGTAGAAGTTGTTAGCACTAATTGGCGGGATGATTATTTCAAAAAACGGGCTGATTATGAAGAAATGGGTATCCCTGAATATTGGATTATTGATTATGCTGCTTTAGGGGGACGTAATTTTATTGGTAATCCTAAAGAACCGACAGTATTTATTTATCAATTAATTGATGGGGAATATCAAGTCACTCAATTTAAAGGTGATAATTGTCTAGTATCACCTACTTTTCCAGATTTAGATCTGACAGTTAAGCAAATTGTTCAAGTAGGACAATAA
- a CDS encoding shikimate dehydrogenase, with protein sequence MNEPVTVTYSIEEVLKRIEDKLDRIDEKFETKLDRIDEKFETKLDRIDERLTNLEVGQATLTEKVSSMDKRLEKVENEQSTMVKAISDLQGFRSLIVPIVVAVATALLTLLFRLVPNISLN encoded by the coding sequence ATGAATGAACCTGTCACCGTTACCTATTCAATAGAGGAAGTTTTAAAGCGTATTGAGGATAAATTAGACAGGATAGACGAGAAGTTTGAGACAAAATTAGATCGGATAGACGAAAAGTTTGAGACAAAATTAGATAGAATTGATGAACGTCTCACCAATTTAGAAGTAGGACAAGCAACCCTAACTGAAAAAGTTAGCAGTATGGACAAGCGATTGGAAAAGGTAGAAAATGAACAATCTACAATGGTTAAGGCAATTTCTGATTTGCAAGGTTTTCGTTCTCTAATTGTTCCGATTGTTGTAGCGGTGGCAACTGCTTTATTGACTTTACTTTTCCGTCTTGTTCCTAATATCTCCTTAAATTAA
- a CDS encoding sensor histidine kinase has translation MAKLSLGTRLFLSHLLVMVVGLGSFICIAKLSSPGMFIVRLEQLERRGLFTVRSARTLLVKGFETAWDNSAVWSLISGASAAGILSYWASKRIMKPLNQMKDITQKLAAGNLHERMPVSEIPEWNQLGNSFNLMASSLENVEQRRRELIGDMTHELRTPLTVIRGYLEELASGSIEPSSELYLRLVKETRRLERLIHDLQELSQVEAGYLSISVQPISLVPLLKSLVEKFADQIMDDGPIIKLDYSSDLPPVLADSDRTEQILVNLLGNAIRYTEKGTITVQAWRNRHRVWIAVTDTGIGIKPEDLPFVFERFWRADKSRSSYSGGTGIGLAITRRLVELQGGTIEVESEVGKGSIFRFFLPVA, from the coding sequence ATGGCAAAACTTAGTCTAGGAACTCGATTATTTTTATCTCATTTACTGGTTATGGTAGTAGGATTAGGCAGTTTTATTTGTATTGCTAAGTTATCTTCTCCTGGTATGTTTATTGTACGGTTAGAACAATTAGAAAGACGAGGATTGTTTACTGTTCGTTCGGCTCGGACTTTATTAGTAAAAGGCTTTGAAACTGCTTGGGATAATAGTGCTGTTTGGTCGCTTATTTCTGGTGCTAGTGCCGCCGGAATACTCAGTTATTGGGCTTCTAAACGGATTATGAAACCTTTAAATCAAATGAAGGACATCACCCAAAAGTTAGCCGCAGGAAATTTACATGAAAGGATGCCAGTTAGTGAGATTCCTGAGTGGAATCAATTGGGCAATAGTTTTAATTTAATGGCTAGTAGTTTAGAGAATGTGGAGCAAAGAAGACGAGAATTAATTGGCGATATGACTCATGAATTACGAACCCCTTTAACGGTTATTAGAGGTTATTTAGAAGAATTAGCTAGTGGCTCAATAGAACCATCTTCCGAGCTTTATTTACGCTTAGTTAAAGAAACCAGACGTTTAGAAAGATTAATTCATGATTTGCAAGAACTTTCTCAAGTAGAAGCAGGATATTTATCAATTAGTGTCCAGCCGATTTCTTTGGTTCCTTTATTAAAATCATTAGTAGAAAAATTTGCCGATCAAATTATGGATGATGGCCCCATAATTAAATTAGATTATTCCTCAGATTTACCTCCGGTTTTAGCAGATAGCGATCGCACCGAACAAATTTTAGTTAACTTATTAGGAAATGCCATTCGTTATACAGAAAAAGGAACAATTACGGTTCAAGCTTGGCGCAATCGTCATCGAGTTTGGATTGCTGTTACCGATACAGGAATTGGCATTAAACCAGAAGATTTACCCTTTGTTTTTGAACGATTTTGGCGCGCCGATAAATCCCGATCAAGTTATTCTGGAGGTACAGGAATTGGACTAGCAATTACACGTCGTCTGGTAGAATTGCAAGGAGGAACAATTGAAGTTGAAAGCGAAGTCGGAAAAGGCAGTATCTTTCGCTTTTTTCTTCCCGTTGCCTGA
- a CDS encoding 4'-phosphopantetheinyl transferase family protein, with protein MWYNAPDNIEINSSDIHLWRRKLESSDQEIKTLFNILNEEEQTKAKRFVLAQHQRRFIVARTTLKIILSNYLKIAPNQIKFEYSSRGKPTLIKDINPNKLEFNVSHSEELALYGITRDRLIGVDVEYNSPIPDAEQLAKRFFCPQEYEIIRPLTSPEKEQTFFQLWTAKEAYLKATGEGISGGLDQIFVSLKTKPKFLALPHSGKPLTDWTLFTLTPQTGYLASVVVQGNHCALKYWELNQSVF; from the coding sequence ATGTGGTATAATGCTCCTGATAATATAGAAATAAACTCCTCAGATATTCATTTATGGCGGAGGAAATTGGAATCATCAGATCAGGAAATTAAGACTCTTTTTAATATCCTCAATGAAGAAGAACAAACTAAAGCCAAAAGATTTGTATTGGCACAACATCAAAGACGGTTTATCGTAGCTAGAACTACCCTTAAAATCATTTTAAGTAATTACTTAAAGATAGCTCCTAATCAAATAAAATTTGAATATAGTTCCCGTGGTAAACCCACACTTATTAAAGACATAAACCCCAATAAATTAGAATTTAATGTGTCTCATTCAGAAGAATTAGCACTTTATGGAATTACCCGCGATCGCTTAATAGGAGTAGATGTAGAATATAATAGTCCTATACCCGATGCCGAACAACTAGCCAAACGCTTTTTTTGTCCCCAAGAATATGAAATAATTCGTCCTTTAACTTCCCCAGAAAAAGAACAAACATTTTTTCAATTATGGACAGCAAAAGAAGCCTATTTAAAAGCAACAGGAGAAGGAATATCAGGGGGATTAGATCAAATTTTCGTATCCTTAAAGACAAAGCCTAAATTTTTAGCCCTTCCCCACAGTGGAAAACCCTTGACAGACTGGACATTATTCACCCTAACCCCTCAAACGGGATATCTAGCATCTGTTGTTGTTCAAGGGAACCACTGTGCCTTAAAATATTGGGAACTCAATCAATCAGTTTTTTAG
- a CDS encoding glucose-1-phosphate thymidylyltransferase, producing MKALILSGGKGTRLRPLTYTGAKQLVPVANKPILWYGIESIVAAGITDIGIIISPETGEEIAEKTGNGERFGAKITYIVQDHPLGLAHAVKVAQPFLGDSPFIMYLGDNLIQDSLNSFLDEFKSKHLDGLILLRSVPNPTAFGVAKVDEQGRVLQLVEKPKVPPSNLALVGVYFFSPTIHDAIASIKPSARGELEITDAIQELIDTQKTVEALKLEGWWLDTGKKDDLLEANRIILDNKLDIVVEAEVDEKSQISGRVHIEKSSKIINSTIRGPVIIGQNCHIENCFIGPYTSIGDNATLIDADLEHSVILEGAKIVEIHQRIVDSLIGRRAKLEMAPQRPKALRFMVGDDSHIELV from the coding sequence ATGAAAGCACTGATTCTTTCGGGTGGAAAAGGAACTAGATTACGCCCCTTAACCTATACAGGGGCAAAGCAATTAGTTCCTGTTGCTAATAAACCTATTTTGTGGTATGGAATTGAATCAATTGTAGCCGCAGGAATTACGGATATTGGCATTATTATTAGTCCTGAAACTGGCGAAGAAATTGCAGAAAAAACAGGAAATGGGGAGCGATTTGGAGCTAAGATTACCTATATCGTTCAAGATCATCCTTTAGGGTTAGCTCATGCGGTTAAAGTAGCTCAACCCTTTTTAGGAGATTCTCCCTTTATTATGTATTTGGGAGATAACCTAATTCAAGACAGTTTAAATAGCTTTTTAGATGAGTTTAAAAGTAAACACCTTGATGGCTTAATTTTATTACGTTCTGTACCTAATCCGACTGCTTTTGGTGTGGCGAAAGTTGATGAACAAGGACGGGTTTTACAGTTAGTTGAAAAGCCAAAAGTTCCCCCATCAAATTTAGCTTTAGTGGGGGTTTATTTTTTCTCTCCTACCATTCATGATGCCATTGCCTCAATTAAACCCTCAGCGCGGGGAGAATTAGAAATTACTGATGCTATTCAGGAATTAATTGATACTCAAAAAACAGTAGAAGCATTAAAACTAGAGGGATGGTGGTTAGATACAGGGAAAAAAGATGATTTATTAGAAGCAAATCGGATTATCTTAGATAATAAATTAGATATAGTTGTTGAGGCAGAAGTTGACGAGAAAAGTCAAATTAGCGGACGGGTACATATAGAAAAAAGCTCTAAAATAATTAATAGTACGATTCGCGGACCTGTAATTATTGGTCAAAATTGTCACATAGAAAACTGTTTTATTGGCCCTTATACCAGTATTGGTGATAACGCGACTTTAATTGATGCTGATCTTGAACATAGTGTTATTTTAGAAGGCGCAAAAATTGTCGAAATTCATCAACGAATTGTTGACAGTTTGATTGGGCGACGTGCTAAACTAGAAATGGCTCCTCAACGACCGAAAGCATTGCGGTTTATGGTGGGAGATGATTCTCACATTGAGTTAGTTTAA
- a CDS encoding DUF6492 family protein, giving the protein MKQQKFGVITLSYSPDFERCELLSWSIEKSVNSDYTHYIIVDKKDLTLFNKLKKRNTEIIAVESILPWWIKKIPGLKNGWISFKSLPVRNWIIQQITKIAVSEYLEQDVLVFIDSDVAFVRKFDLNTFIRGDKVRLFKPVNQRKTTDSFTSWYETASNILGLTPQNYPDGYIGNLITWKRENVLKMHQRIEQITRRSYIEVLCNQSKLSEYVLYGVFVDYILKEKAEHFYDQTSICQEYWKTDNLEDEELGKFFTGLLPSQVSVMISAKAKISVKRYEKLLKSVDKNQ; this is encoded by the coding sequence ATGAAACAACAAAAATTTGGCGTAATTACTTTAAGCTACTCTCCTGATTTCGAGCGATGTGAATTGTTGTCATGGAGCATTGAAAAATCTGTAAATTCTGATTATACTCATTATATTATTGTTGACAAAAAAGATTTAACTTTATTTAATAAACTTAAAAAACGAAACACAGAAATTATTGCTGTAGAATCTATTTTACCCTGGTGGATAAAGAAAATACCCGGATTGAAAAATGGATGGATTAGTTTTAAAAGTTTACCAGTTCGTAATTGGATAATTCAACAAATTACTAAAATTGCTGTGTCAGAATATCTTGAGCAAGATGTTTTAGTTTTTATTGATTCTGATGTTGCATTTGTTAGGAAATTTGATTTAAACACCTTTATCAGAGGAGATAAAGTTAGATTATTCAAGCCCGTTAACCAGAGAAAGACAACTGATTCATTTACTTCTTGGTATGAAACCGCTAGCAATATTCTTGGTTTAACTCCCCAAAACTATCCCGATGGTTATATCGGTAATTTAATTACCTGGAAGCGAGAAAATGTGTTAAAAATGCATCAACGAATAGAACAAATCACTAGACGATCATATATTGAAGTTTTATGTAATCAAAGTAAGTTGTCTGAATATGTCTTGTATGGAGTTTTTGTGGATTACATTTTAAAAGAGAAAGCAGAGCATTTTTACGATCAAACCAGTATTTGTCAGGAATACTGGAAAACAGATAATCTAGAAGATGAAGAATTAGGAAAGTTTTTTACCGGACTTCTTCCTAGTCAAGTTTCTGTTATGATATCTGCCAAAGCTAAAATATCAGTCAAACGCTATGAAAAACTGTTAAAATCAGTAGATAAAAATCAATAA
- a CDS encoding Uma2 family endonuclease: MIPTTLSTENTPLVLQMSPALDMTDEQFFALCQLNRDYRIERNPKGELIIMPPAGSETGNRNFKLSQQLANWTDDNGTGIGFDSSTGFKLPNGADRSPDAAWMTLEKWNSIPQEQRIRFAPIAPNFVVEIRSPSDQLQSLQDKLKEYIDNGVKLGWLIDRKNHRVYIYRPQIEVECLENPTTVIGDPVLPGFILQMNTIW; encoded by the coding sequence ATGATACCTACTACTTTATCGACTGAGAACACACCTTTGGTTTTACAAATGTCGCCTGCCCTCGACATGACAGACGAACAATTCTTCGCTTTGTGTCAATTAAACCGAGATTATCGCATTGAGCGCAACCCTAAGGGAGAATTAATAATTATGCCCCCTGCAGGATCAGAAACCGGAAATCGTAACTTTAAACTGAGTCAACAACTTGCCAATTGGACTGATGATAATGGCACAGGAATTGGGTTTGATTCATCTACAGGGTTTAAACTGCCTAATGGTGCAGATCGTTCTCCTGATGCAGCTTGGATGACTTTAGAAAAATGGAATTCTATTCCTCAAGAACAGAGAATTAGATTTGCTCCTATTGCTCCTAATTTTGTCGTTGAAATACGTTCCCCTAGTGATCAACTTCAATCACTTCAGGATAAACTTAAAGAATATATCGATAACGGGGTAAAATTAGGTTGGTTAATTGATCGGAAAAATCACCGAGTCTATATTTACCGCCCCCAAATAGAAGTAGAATGTTTAGAAAATCCAACTACTGTGATTGGCGATCCAGTTTTGCCAGGTTTCATCTTACAAATGAATACTATTTGGTGA